A portion of the Cryptomeria japonica chromosome 5, Sugi_1.0, whole genome shotgun sequence genome contains these proteins:
- the LOC131067109 gene encoding uncharacterized protein LOC131067109 — translation MGFIVSDTMYCKGKIHPCLESQSSVPKFLPETIITLSIALPPEDQEVLFYLIACSLNVFSYQNQGVNKGSSSSRRGGSRRSCTSACAPHRLSFECSCFECYMSFWGRWNESPNRDLIHKAIEIFEDHMAVKNGKKMKAKEQKLQAKQLITWLESNCDFGSAGFGKQRGMMIGHKEDSDDGETNMVCDDEGPKNLGGSTRMKEYMHTASGSERTFMRRMLPNFVGFFTSNLWTVWGPLDPCKA, via the coding sequence ATGGGGTTTATAGTTTCAGACACCATGTATTGCAAAGGGAAGATTCATCCATGTTTGGAAAGCCAATCATCTGTGCCAAAGTTTCTGCCTGAGACCATCATTACACTGAGCATTGCCCTGCCTCCAGAGGACCAGGAGGTTTTGTTTTACCTCATAGCCTGTTCTCTTAATGTCTTTTCATATCAGAATCAGGGGGTCAATAAGGGCAGCAGTAGCAGCAGAAGAGGAGGAAGCAGGCGAAGCTGTACCAGTGCCTGTGCCCCACATAGGCTATCTTTTGAGTGCAGTTGTTTTGAGTGTTATATGAGCTTCTGGGGCAGGTGGAATGAGTCCCCAAACAGAGACCTTATCCACAAAGCCATTGAGATATTTGAGGATCATATGGCAGTCAAGAATGGGAAGAAGATGAAGGCAAAGGAGCAGAAGTTGCAGGCCAAGCAGCTGATCACATGGTTGGAGTCAAACTGTGATTTTGGGAGTGCTGGTTTTGGAAAACAGAGAGGGATGATGATAGGTCATAAGGAGGACTCTGATGATGGGGAAACCAACATGGTCTGTGATGATGAAGGGCCCAAGAATCTTGGTGGCTCCACTAGGATGAAAGAGTATATGCATACAGCAAGTGGGTCAGAGAGAACTTTTATGAGGAGAATGTTGCCTAACTTTGTGGGATTCTTCACATCCAATCTCTGGACTGTGTGGGGTCCTCTGGATCCTTGCAAAGCATag